One genomic segment of Fusobacterium nucleatum includes these proteins:
- the bioA gene encoding adenosylmethionine--8-amino-7-oxononanoate transaminase, with product MINNLSELQKKDLKYVFHPCAQMKDFEENPPLVIKKGDGLYLIDENGNRYMDCISSWWVNLFGHCNERINRVITEQVNTLEHVIFANFAHEPAAELCEELTKVLPKGINKFLFSDNGSSCIEMALKLSFQYHLQTGNPQKTKFISLENAYHGETIGALGVGDVDIFTETYRPLIKEGRKVKVPYIDSKLSNDEFVKLEDECIKELEDFIVKNHNKIACMIVEPMVQGAAGIKIYSARFLKAARDLTKKYNIHLIDDEIAMGFGRTGKMFACEHAGIEPDMICIAKGLSSGYYPIAMLCITTNIFNAFYADYKEGKSFLHSHTYSGNPLGCRIALEVLRIFKEDDILKIINEKGTYLKNKMEEIFKDKAYIKDIRNIGLIGAIELKDNLLPNVRIGKEIYNLALKKGVFLRPIGNSVYFMPPYVITYEEIDKMLHVCKESIEELLKI from the coding sequence ATGATTAATAATTTATCTGAATTACAAAAAAAAGATTTAAAATATGTTTTTCATCCTTGTGCACAAATGAAAGATTTTGAAGAAAATCCACCTTTAGTTATAAAAAAAGGTGATGGACTTTATTTAATAGATGAGAATGGAAATAGATATATGGACTGTATATCAAGTTGGTGGGTAAATTTATTTGGACATTGTAATGAAAGAATAAATAGAGTTATAACTGAACAAGTAAATACTTTAGAACATGTTATTTTTGCTAATTTTGCTCATGAACCAGCAGCAGAATTATGTGAAGAACTTACAAAAGTTTTACCTAAAGGAATTAACAAATTTTTATTTTCTGATAATGGATCTTCTTGTATCGAGATGGCTTTAAAATTGAGTTTCCAATATCATTTACAAACTGGAAATCCTCAAAAAACAAAGTTTATTTCTCTTGAAAATGCCTATCATGGAGAAACAATAGGTGCATTAGGAGTTGGAGATGTAGATATTTTTACTGAAACATATAGACCCTTAATAAAAGAAGGCAGAAAGGTTAAAGTTCCTTATATAGATTCTAAATTATCTAATGATGAATTTGTAAAACTTGAAGATGAATGTATAAAAGAATTGGAAGATTTTATTGTGAAAAATCATAATAAAATTGCTTGTATGATAGTTGAACCTATGGTACAAGGTGCAGCAGGTATAAAAATATATTCTGCTAGATTTTTAAAAGCTGCAAGAGATTTAACAAAAAAATATAATATTCATTTAATTGACGATGAAATAGCTATGGGCTTTGGTAGAACTGGTAAAATGTTTGCCTGTGAACATGCAGGAATAGAACCTGATATGATATGTATTGCAAAAGGTTTATCATCAGGCTATTATCCAATAGCTATGCTTTGTATTACAACAAATATATTTAATGCTTTTTATGCTGACTATAAAGAAGGGAAATCTTTTTTACACTCTCATACATATTCAGGAAATCCATTAGGTTGCAGAATCGCCCTAGAAGTTTTAAGAATATTTAAAGAAGATGATATCTTAAAAATTATAAATGAAAAAGGTACTTATCTTAAAAATAAAATGGAAGAGATTTTTAAAGATAAAGCATATATAAAAGATATTAGAAATATCGGACTTATAGGAGCTATTGAATTAAAAGATAATCTTCTTCCAAATGTTAGAATTGGAAAAGAAATCTATAATCTTGCATTAAAAAAAGGTGTATTTCTAAGGCCCATTGGAAATAGTGTCTATTTCATGCCTCCTTATGTTATTACTTATGAAGAAATTGATAAAATGCTCCATGTTTGTAAAGAATCTATTGAAGAACTTTTAAAAATATAA
- a CDS encoding TetR/AcrR family transcriptional regulator — MPKKVLFSKEFILNKSFELFKEEGIESISARNVGKILDASPAPIYKSIGSMKNLKKELIKKAKDLFIEYLTKKRTGIKFLDIGMGISIFAREEKQLFLQVFSKDNIEGSLIDEFLKLIHEEIKKDERLIRIDKEKQEELLVSCWVFAHGLSTLIATGFFKNPTDEFIEKVLRDAPARLFYEYIENHSK, encoded by the coding sequence ATGCCAAAAAAAGTTTTATTTTCAAAAGAGTTTATTTTAAATAAGTCATTTGAGTTATTTAAAGAAGAAGGAATTGAATCTATAAGTGCTAGAAATGTTGGGAAAATATTAGACGCTTCTCCTGCACCTATATATAAATCTATTGGTTCTATGAAAAATCTAAAAAAAGAATTAATAAAAAAAGCTAAGGATTTATTTATAGAATACTTAACAAAAAAAAGAACAGGAATAAAATTCTTAGATATAGGTATGGGAATTTCAATTTTTGCTCGTGAAGAAAAACAACTTTTTTTGCAAGTATTTTCAAAGGACAATATTGAAGGCTCATTAATTGATGAATTCTTAAAGCTAATTCATGAAGAGATAAAAAAAGATGAAAGGCTTATAAGAATAGATAAAGAAAAGCAAGAAGAATTGTTAGTTAGTTGTTGGGTATTCGCTCATGGACTATCAACTCTTATTGCAACAGGCTTTTTTAAAAATCCTACTGATGAGTTTATAGAAAAAGTATTAAGAGATGCTCCTGCAAGATTATTCTATGAATACATTGAAAATCATTCTAAATAA
- a CDS encoding DHH family phosphoesterase, which translates to MKEFLEKFKKIKDTIEKNENIILTAHINPDGDAVGSGLGLFLTLKENYKNKNIRFVLQDDIPYTTKFLKGSKEIEIYDKDKKYSCDLLIFLDSATRDRTGETGKNIESKITINIDHHVSNPEYGDIACVIADFSSTSEIIYNFIKYMEYKFSLSVAEALYLGLVNDTGNFSHSNVKVGTMQMATDLIAMGVNNNYIVTNFLNSNSYQTLKMMGEALKNFKFYPEKKLSYYYLDYETMKKYDAKKEDTEGIVEKILSYYEASVSLFLREETDGKIKGSMRSKYEINVNEVASLFGGGGHYKAAGFSSNLSANEILEIVLKNI; encoded by the coding sequence ATGAAAGAATTTTTAGAAAAATTTAAAAAAATAAAAGATACTATTGAGAAAAATGAAAATATTATATTAACAGCTCATATAAACCCTGATGGTGATGCAGTTGGCTCAGGGTTAGGTTTATTTCTTACTTTAAAAGAAAACTATAAAAATAAAAATATTAGATTTGTATTACAAGATGATATACCTTATACAACAAAATTTTTAAAAGGTTCTAAAGAAATTGAAATTTATGATAAGGATAAAAAATATTCTTGTGATTTGCTAATATTTTTAGATTCTGCAACAAGAGATAGGACAGGGGAAACTGGAAAAAATATTGAGAGTAAAATAACAATAAATATAGATCATCATGTAAGTAACCCAGAATATGGAGATATAGCTTGTGTGATAGCAGATTTTTCTTCAACTTCTGAAATTATTTATAATTTTATAAAATATATGGAATATAAATTTTCTCTTTCAGTGGCAGAGGCGTTATATTTAGGTTTAGTAAATGATACTGGAAATTTCTCCCATAGTAATGTTAAAGTTGGAACTATGCAGATGGCAACAGATTTAATTGCTATGGGAGTAAACAATAATTACATAGTAACTAATTTTTTAAACTCTAATTCATACCAAACTTTAAAAATGATGGGGGAAGCTTTAAAAAACTTTAAGTTTTATCCAGAAAAAAAACTTAGTTATTATTATTTAGATTATGAAACTATGAAAAAATATGATGCTAAAAAAGAAGATACTGAAGGAATTGTTGAAAAAATACTTTCATATTATGAAGCATCTGTTTCGTTGTTTTTAAGAGAAGAAACTGATGGAAAAATAAAAGGAAGTATGAGAAGTAAATACGAAATAAATGTAAATGAAGTTGCAAGTTTATTTGGAGGAGGAGGCCACTATAAGGCAGCAGGCTTTTCAAGTAACCTTTCAGCTAATGAAATATTAGAGATAGTTTTAAAAAATATATAA
- a CDS encoding cell division protein SepF: MIDNIDIVFLKPTKFEDCVICANYIKEDKIVNMNLSQLDDNESRRVLDYIAGAIFITKAEIVNVGNKIFCSIPSNKNFLNEMNREISHEEEEVEIVRG, translated from the coding sequence ATGATAGATAATATTGATATAGTTTTTTTAAAACCTACAAAATTTGAGGATTGTGTAATTTGTGCAAATTATATAAAAGAGGACAAAATAGTTAATATGAATTTAAGTCAGCTTGATGATAATGAATCAAGAAGAGTTTTAGATTATATAGCAGGTGCTATTTTTATTACAAAGGCTGAAATTGTAAATGTAGGAAATAAAATTTTCTGTTCTATTCCTAGTAATAAAAACTTTTTAAATGAAATGAACAGAGAAATTTCTCATGAAGAGGAAGAAGTGGAAATTGTAAGAGGGTAA
- the hprK gene encoding HPr(Ser) kinase/phosphatase, which produces MYTYTTIREIVDKLNLEILNEGNLDLKIDIPNIYQIGYELVGFLDKESDELNKYINICSLKESRFIATFSRERKEKVISEYMSLDFPALIFTKDAIITEEFYYYAKKYNKNILLSNEKASVTVRKIKFFLSKALSIEEEYENYSLMEIHGVGVLMSGYSNARKGVMIELIERGHRMVTDKNLIIRRVGENDLVGYNAKKREKLGHFYLEDIKGGYVDVTDHFGVKSTRIEKKINIFIVLEEWNEKEFYDRLGLDVQYEDFVGEKIQKYIIPVRKGRNLAVIIETAALTFRLRRMGHNTPLEFLTKSQEIIERKKKEREEYMNTNRLPVTKLINEFDLEIKYGENKVPSTYINSSNVYRPSLSLIGFFDLIEEVKNIGIQIFSKIEFKFLENLPPIERVNNLKKFLTYDIPMIVLTVDANPPDYFFDLVNKSGHILAIAPYKKASQIVANFNNYLDSFFSETTSVHGVLVELFGFGVLLTGKSGIGKSETALELIHRGHRLIADDMVKFYRNTQGDVVGKSAELPFFMEIRGLGIIDIKTLYGLSAVRLSKTLDMIIELQAVDNSDYMSAPSTHLYEDVLGKPIKKRILEISSGRNAAAMVEVMVMDHMSGLLGEK; this is translated from the coding sequence ATGTATACATATACAACTATTAGAGAAATAGTTGATAAATTAAACTTAGAAATATTAAATGAGGGGAATTTAGATTTAAAAATTGATATACCTAATATCTATCAAATAGGGTATGAACTTGTTGGTTTTTTAGATAAAGAAAGTGATGAGTTAAATAAATATATCAATATATGTAGTCTAAAAGAATCAAGATTCATTGCTACTTTTTCAAGAGAAAGAAAAGAAAAAGTAATTTCTGAATATATGTCTCTTGATTTTCCAGCTCTTATATTTACAAAAGATGCTATTATTACAGAAGAATTTTATTATTATGCAAAAAAATATAATAAAAATATATTATTAAGTAATGAAAAAGCTTCTGTTACTGTTAGAAAAATAAAGTTCTTTCTTTCAAAAGCTTTATCCATTGAAGAAGAATATGAAAATTATTCTCTTATGGAAATTCATGGTGTTGGGGTTTTAATGTCAGGATATTCCAATGCAAGAAAAGGGGTAATGATAGAGCTGATAGAGAGAGGACATCGTATGGTAACAGATAAGAACCTTATCATACGGCGTGTTGGAGAAAATGATTTAGTTGGTTATAATGCTAAAAAAAGAGAAAAACTTGGGCATTTCTACTTGGAAGATATCAAAGGTGGCTATGTAGATGTTACAGATCATTTTGGAGTAAAATCTACTAGAATAGAAAAAAAAATAAATATATTTATTGTACTTGAAGAATGGAATGAAAAAGAATTCTATGATAGACTTGGACTTGATGTACAATATGAAGATTTTGTTGGAGAAAAAATACAAAAATATATAATTCCTGTTAGAAAAGGAAGGAATTTGGCAGTTATAATTGAAACAGCAGCCTTGACATTTAGATTAAGAAGAATGGGGCATAATACTCCATTGGAATTTCTCACAAAGTCACAAGAAATAATTGAAAGAAAAAAGAAAGAGAGGGAAGAATATATGAATACAAATAGGCTGCCTGTAACAAAATTAATAAATGAATTTGATTTAGAAATAAAATATGGAGAAAATAAAGTTCCTAGTACATATATAAATTCTTCAAATGTATATCGTCCTTCTTTATCACTTATAGGTTTTTTTGATTTGATAGAAGAAGTTAAAAATATAGGCATTCAAATATTTTCAAAGATAGAATTTAAATTTTTAGAAAACTTACCTCCTATTGAAAGAGTGAATAATTTAAAAAAATTTTTAACTTATGATATTCCTATGATAGTATTAACAGTTGATGCAAATCCACCTGATTACTTTTTTGATTTAGTAAATAAAAGTGGACATATTTTAGCTATTGCACCATATAAAAAAGCTTCTCAAATAGTTGCTAATTTTAATAACTATTTAGATTCATTTTTCTCTGAAACAACTAGTGTACATGGAGTTTTGGTTGAACTTTTTGGATTTGGTGTATTACTTACTGGTAAAAGTGGAATAGGGAAAAGTGAAACTGCTCTTGAACTTATACATAGGGGACATAGGCTCATAGCTGACGATATGGTTAAATTTTATAGAAATACACAAGGAGATGTTGTTGGAAAATCTGCAGAACTTCCATTTTTTATGGAAATCAGAGGTCTAGGAATCATTGATATAAAAACTTTATATGGTTTAAGTGCTGTCAGATTATCAAAAACTTTGGATATGATAATTGAATTACAAGCTGTTGATAATAGTGACTATATGTCTGCACCTTCAACTCATCTATATGAGGATGTTTTAGGGAAACCTATTAAGAAGAGAATACTTGAGATTTCATCTGGAAGGAATGCAGCAGCAATGGTTGAAGTTATGGTAATGGACCATATGTCTGGATTATTAGGAGAAAAATAG
- a CDS encoding DUF1963 domain-containing protein, whose product MEQIKKEKSDFIKAKIKEIREKIARPCTEFETKKFKYDDENKISWIGRVFLCKENEVEERPKDNKGKTMYPLAQFYLANLPYLPEVLKKFEYITVFMGKDFPEYDEKWDLISKNREGWIVRTYTKDDILVKNEYLRDDDICPDPYPLKPKLNNTDFPIWDGGGLDFELAEEIDELEGDCFYDEKTKELKSEDNPDKLDYYEDIADTHSYLHKFGGYPSYCQPGLGLEAIKDYHFVFQISSDEVARYNVVDSGSLMFFYNENENKWVMYYDFY is encoded by the coding sequence ATGGAGCAAATAAAAAAAGAAAAATCTGATTTTATTAAAGCTAAAATAAAAGAAATAAGAGAAAAAATTGCAAGACCTTGTACAGAGTTTGAGACTAAAAAATTTAAGTATGATGATGAAAATAAAATCAGTTGGATAGGTAGAGTATTTTTATGTAAGGAAAATGAAGTTGAAGAAAGACCAAAAGATAATAAGGGAAAAACTATGTATCCATTGGCACAATTTTATTTAGCTAATCTTCCTTATTTACCAGAAGTATTGAAGAAATTTGAATACATTACTGTATTTATGGGAAAAGATTTTCCAGAATATGATGAAAAATGGGATCTTATTTCAAAAAATAGAGAAGGTTGGATAGTAAGAACTTATACAAAGGACGATATCTTAGTTAAAAATGAATATCTAAGAGATGATGATATTTGTCCTGATCCTTATCCTTTAAAACCTAAATTAAATAATACAGATTTTCCTATTTGGGATGGAGGAGGACTTGATTTTGAATTAGCAGAAGAAATTGATGAACTTGAAGGAGATTGTTTCTATGATGAAAAAACTAAGGAATTAAAAAGTGAGGATAATCCAGATAAATTAGATTATTATGAAGATATAGCAGACACTCATTCATATTTACATAAATTTGGAGGATATCCTTCTTATTGTCAGCCAGGTTTAGGACTGGAAGCAATAAAAGATTATCATTTTGTATTTCAAATTTCTAGTGATGAGGTTGCAAGATACAATGTTGTAGACTCTGGAAGTTTAATGTTTTTCTATAATGAAAATGAAAATAAATGGGTAATGTACTATGATTTTTATTAA
- a CDS encoding OmpP1/FadL family transporter, which produces MKKLLLLSAILSSGLYAASIDHIQTYSPDYLANQAQTGMINGVSPYYNPAGLGRLEKGKYLHAGFQFAHGHEKMSYKGKEHKAKLNQAIPNVALTFVDDKGATFFNFGGIAGGGKLRYDGVSGVDVLTDLAQFKPLGIYDKGSSLTGSNKYEQITLGRAFNIDDKLSFSVAARVVHGTRRLNGNLNIGANPTAQYKQEKAQQVVQEVSKAVDAATQGKGLSAAQIAAIKTKKTNEALAKLQQRVQDLNQNGLTGDIDSRREAWGYGFQLGVNYKVNNKLNLAARYDSRIKMNFKAKGHEHQLETTDILKQTIGLSTFYPQYTINSKIRRDLPAILSVGASYKVTDNYLVSTTANYYFNHQAKMDRVTTFGEHEHGRDYKNGWEIAVGNKYKLNDKFTLIGSLNYANTGAKTASYNDTEYALNSFTLGGGIRYQYDDSLAITASVAHFIYQGAEGNFKEKYGVTENQKYKKEITAVGLSITKKF; this is translated from the coding sequence ATGAAAAAATTATTATTGCTATCAGCAATATTATCAAGTGGATTATATGCTGCATCAATAGATCATATTCAAACATATAGTCCAGACTATCTAGCTAACCAAGCACAAACAGGAATGATTAATGGAGTATCTCCTTATTACAATCCAGCTGGTCTTGGAAGATTAGAAAAGGGAAAATATTTACATGCAGGTTTTCAATTTGCACATGGACATGAAAAAATGTCTTATAAAGGAAAAGAACATAAAGCAAAATTAAACCAAGCAATTCCAAATGTTGCTTTAACATTTGTAGATGATAAAGGAGCTACTTTTTTTAATTTTGGTGGTATTGCTGGAGGGGGAAAATTAAGATATGATGGTGTATCAGGAGTTGATGTTTTAACTGACTTAGCTCAATTCAAACCATTAGGAATCTATGATAAAGGTTCATCATTGACAGGCTCTAATAAATATGAACAAATTACATTAGGTAGAGCTTTTAACATAGATGATAAATTATCATTTTCAGTAGCCGCTAGAGTTGTACATGGTACAAGAAGATTAAATGGTAACTTAAATATAGGTGCCAATCCAACTGCTCAATATAAACAAGAAAAAGCTCAACAAGTAGTACAAGAAGTTAGCAAAGCAGTAGATGCTGCTACACAAGGTAAAGGGCTTTCAGCAGCTCAAATTGCAGCAATAAAAACTAAAAAAACTAATGAAGCATTAGCAAAACTTCAACAAAGAGTACAAGATTTAAATCAAAATGGTTTAACTGGGGATATTGATTCTAGAAGAGAAGCTTGGGGTTATGGTTTCCAATTAGGAGTAAACTATAAAGTAAATAATAAATTAAATTTAGCAGCAAGATATGATTCAAGAATAAAAATGAATTTTAAAGCAAAAGGACATGAACACCAATTAGAAACAACTGATATTTTAAAACAAACTATTGGTTTATCTACTTTTTATCCACAATATACAATAAATTCTAAAATAAGAAGAGATTTACCTGCTATATTATCGGTTGGTGCTTCTTATAAAGTAACAGATAATTATCTAGTTTCTACTACTGCAAATTATTACTTTAATCATCAAGCAAAAATGGACAGAGTAACTACTTTTGGTGAACATGAACATGGTAGAGATTATAAAAATGGTTGGGAAATTGCAGTAGGAAATAAATATAAATTAAATGATAAATTTACTTTAATTGGAAGTTTAAACTATGCTAATACAGGAGCAAAAACTGCTTCATACAATGATACTGAATATGCTTTAAACTCTTTCACATTAGGTGGAGGTATTAGATACCAATATGATGATAGCTTAGCTATTACTGCTTCTGTTGCTCACTTTATTTATCAAGGTGCAGAAGGAAACTTTAAAGAAAAATATGGAGTTACTGAAAATCAAAAATATAAAAAAGAAATTACAGCAGTAGGTTTATCTATTACTAAAAAGTTTTAA
- the bioD gene encoding dethiobiotin synthase translates to MKFKDFFVIGTDTDVGKTYVSTLLYKALKKYSFQYYKPIQSGCFLKDGKLTAPDVDFLTKFVGIDYDNSMVTYTLKEEVSPHLASEMEGTTIEIENVKRHYKDLKKKYSNILVEGAGGLYVPLIRDKFYIYDLIKLFNLPVILVCGTKVGAINHTMLTLNALDTMGIKLHGLVFNNYKGQFFEDDNIKVVLELSKIKNYLIIKNGQKEIFDEEIEKFFN, encoded by the coding sequence ATGAAATTTAAGGATTTCTTTGTTATAGGTACAGATACTGATGTAGGAAAAACTTATGTGAGTACATTGTTATATAAGGCTCTAAAAAAATATAGTTTTCAATATTATAAACCTATTCAAAGTGGTTGCTTTTTAAAAGATGGAAAGTTAACAGCACCTGATGTAGATTTTTTAACAAAATTTGTAGGTATTGATTATGATAACTCCATGGTAACTTACACTCTAAAAGAAGAAGTTTCTCCACATTTGGCTTCTGAAATGGAAGGAACAACAATAGAAATAGAAAATGTCAAAAGACATTATAAAGATTTAAAGAAAAAATATTCTAATATTTTAGTTGAAGGAGCTGGAGGACTTTATGTTCCTTTAATTAGAGATAAATTTTATATTTATGATTTGATAAAATTATTTAATCTTCCTGTTATTTTAGTCTGTGGAACAAAAGTAGGAGCAATAAACCATACTATGCTTACTTTAAATGCTCTTGACACTATGGGAATTAAATTACATGGTTTAGTATTTAATAACTATAAAGGGCAATTTTTTGAAGATGATAATATAAAAGTAGTTTTAGAGCTATCTAAAATTAAAAATTATCTAATTATTAAAAATGGACAAAAAGAAATTTTTGATGAAGAAATAGAAAAATTTTTTAATTAA
- a CDS encoding DUF3592 domain-containing protein has translation MGGVKMSNRLGILLSAGIFFIFASVFLIIAEISKRISENKIKNFQGEGEAKGEILEVIKSGRDGVGGKLLDTFVVYQYEVNKHKYIVKPYVLLKNAAINQKYFDSENVTCIAYMGTHGMSRQTKYHAGESITVKYNLENPKKHEILNDKDKMFAYKGFKIAGSIIMIIPFILVIVSFFV, from the coding sequence ATGGGGGGAGTAAAGATGAGTAATAGATTAGGAATTTTATTATCTGCTGGGATATTTTTTATATTTGCAAGTGTATTTTTAATCATTGCTGAGATAAGTAAAAGAATATCAGAAAATAAAATAAAGAATTTTCAAGGAGAAGGCGAAGCAAAAGGTGAAATCTTAGAAGTTATAAAATCTGGAAGAGATGGAGTTGGTGGAAAATTATTAGATACTTTTGTTGTGTATCAATATGAAGTAAATAAACATAAATATATTGTTAAGCCTTATGTTTTGTTGAAAAATGCAGCCATAAATCAAAAATATTTTGACTCTGAGAATGTTACTTGCATTGCCTATATGGGAACTCATGGTATGAGCAGACAAACAAAATATCATGCAGGAGAAAGTATAACAGTAAAATATAATCTTGAAAATCCTAAAAAACACGAAATTCTTAATGACAAAGATAAAATGTTTGCATATAAGGGATTTAAAATTGCTGGAAGTATAATTATGATTATTCCATTTATTTTAGTCATTGTTTCATTTTTTGTCTAA
- a CDS encoding GNAT family N-acetyltransferase, with product MECKIIKNDTNYNLDDLTKLLNTSYWAKDRKKETVKKTVEKSLCYFAYDTDKNKLIGFARAITDYTTNYYICDVIVDEEYRGEGIGKKLIETLTNDEDLVHVRGLLITKDAKKFYEKFGFYNKEDVMQKDKK from the coding sequence ATGGAATGTAAAATTATTAAAAACGATACTAACTATAATTTAGATGATTTAACAAAACTATTAAATACTTCATATTGGGCAAAGGATAGAAAAAAAGAAACTGTGAAAAAAACAGTTGAAAAATCTTTATGTTATTTTGCTTATGATACTGATAAAAACAAATTAATTGGTTTTGCAAGAGCAATAACAGACTATACTACAAATTATTATATATGTGATGTGATAGTAGATGAAGAATATAGAGGAGAAGGAATAGGAAAAAAATTAATTGAAACATTGACTAATGATGAAGACTTAGTCCATGTAAGAGGTTTACTAATTACAAAAGATGCTAAGAAATTTTATGAAAAATTTGGTTTTTATAATAAAGAAGATGTTATGCAAAAAGATAAAAAATAG
- the bioB gene encoding biotin synthase BioB: MLKEKNSAGGGKFNFFNFLKEKDNNQAEPINVKEFISYLKNKIINEKYEITREEAIFLSQIPNNDMETLNILFNAADQIRETFCGKYFDLCTIINAKSGKCSENCKYCAQSVHFKTGTDVYGLVSKELALYEAKKNENEGAHKFSLVTSGRGLNGNEKELDKLVEIYKYIGEHTSKLELCASHGICTKEALQKLADAGVLTYHHNLESSRRFYPNVCTSHSYDDRINTIKNAKAVGLDVCSGGIFGLGETIEDRIDMALDLRALEIHSVPINVLTPIPGTPFENNEEVNPFEILKTISIYRFIMPKSFLRYCGGRIKLGEHAKTGLRCGINSALTGNFLTTTGTTIETDKKMIKELGYEI, encoded by the coding sequence ATGTTAAAAGAAAAAAATTCAGCTGGAGGGGGAAAATTTAACTTTTTCAATTTTTTAAAAGAAAAAGATAATAATCAAGCTGAACCAATCAATGTTAAGGAGTTTATATCATATTTAAAAAATAAAATTATCAATGAAAAATATGAAATAACTCGTGAAGAGGCAATATTTTTATCACAGATTCCTAACAATGATATGGAAACTCTAAATATACTCTTTAATGCAGCAGATCAAATCAGAGAAACATTTTGTGGAAAATATTTTGATTTATGCACCATTATTAATGCAAAGTCTGGTAAATGCTCTGAAAATTGCAAGTACTGTGCACAATCAGTTCATTTCAAAACAGGAACAGATGTCTATGGGCTTGTTTCAAAAGAATTAGCACTTTATGAGGCTAAAAAAAATGAAAATGAAGGTGCTCATAAATTTTCACTTGTAACAAGTGGTAGAGGACTTAATGGTAATGAAAAAGAATTAGACAAGTTAGTTGAAATTTATAAATATATAGGAGAGCATACAAGTAAGTTAGAACTTTGTGCTTCTCATGGAATATGTACAAAAGAAGCATTACAGAAATTAGCTGATGCTGGAGTTTTAACTTATCATCATAACTTAGAATCTTCAAGAAGATTTTATCCTAATGTTTGTACATCTCATAGCTATGATGATAGGATTAATACTATTAAAAATGCAAAAGCAGTTGGCTTAGATGTTTGTAGTGGTGGAATCTTTGGATTAGGGGAAACTATTGAAGACAGAATAGATATGGCATTAGATTTAAGAGCATTGGAAATTCATTCAGTTCCAATAAATGTTTTAACTCCGATCCCAGGAACTCCATTTGAAAATAATGAAGAAGTAAATCCATTTGAAATCTTAAAAACTATATCTATTTATCGTTTTATAATGCCTAAGTCTTTTTTAAGATATTGTGGTGGAAGAATTAAATTAGGAGAACATGCAAAAACTGGTTTAAGATGTGGAATTAACTCTGCACTTACTGGAAACTTTTTAACAACTACTGGTACAACAATAGAAACTGATAAAAAGATGATTAAGGAGCTAGGTTATGAAATTTAA